In Trueperaceae bacterium, the sequence ACACGAGGCCGGCGACGTGGAAGGCGACGAACGTGAAGCTGTTCCACACCGCCCGCCAGAAGAGGTCCTCGTTGCAGGTCGCGGGATCCAAATAGTTACCGCAGGCGTAGATCCGTTCGAAGTTCTCGGTGCCGACGAACGGGCGTTCGAGGGGATAGAGCGCGGTGCCGCCGGTGAAGGCGTAGTAGAAGTTCATGACCATCGGGAAGAGGATGAACACCCCGAAGATCGCGAGATTGGGAAGCAGGAAGATCCACGGCATGCGGCGCACGCCGATGAGGCGTTGGATGGGCTCGATCAGCCATCCGAGCACCGTCATGGCGACGGCGAAGACCCCGAAGGCCGCACCACCGGGCGTGGGCCGGCGCGGGCGCGGGGCGGGGGCGGCGGAGCGGTTCAAGGGCGACCTTTCGACGCGGTCGGGACGCGCGGTCCCGCGGAGCTCGGCACGGGGGAGGCCGGAGGCCCGACCCCGGGGTGGGGGCGGGCGTCCGGCCTGCGATCGTCGTCAGTTTACTGGGCGTCGGCGATCTGTTCGTCGATGTCGCGCTGCATGCGTTCGATCGCCTGGTCGAGCGTCAGCTCCCCGACGAACACCTGCGTGAGGCGGTCGCGGGTGGCGTCGAACACGACGCGGTTGTACTGGTAGCCCTGCAGGGCGTACGCCGCGTCGGCGAGCTTGGGCACCTCCGCCGCGAACTGCGACAGGGCGTCCTGCGTCGCGGGCAGGTCGGCGTCGAAGTCGACGCCGCCCTCGGCGAGGCCGAGGTGGCCGGGGATGAACAGCGTGCGGCCGTAGAACTCCGCGAGCTGCTCCTCCTGCGCCAGGAAGTCCATCAGGCGCGCGACCTCTTCGGGGTGGTCGGTGTCGGCGATGCCGACGAGGGCCGCGCCGCCGGGCATGCCGGTGCAGGCGCCACTGGGGCCGCAGGGGTTCGGCACGGCCTTCCAGTCGAAGGCGTCCCCGATCAGTTCGGTGAACTGACCGATCTGCCAGCTGCCGGACATGTAGAGCGCCACCTGGCCGTTGACGAACTGTTCGTTGCCGGCGACGTAGCTGCCCTGCGAACCGATCCACACGTCGGGGATCATGGTGCCGTCGGCGTGCCAGTCGACCATCAGTTCCGCCATGCGGCGGAAGCCGTCGTCGGTGACGACCGGGTCGCCGTTCTCGTCGAAGTACTGCGCGCCCATGCTGATCGCGGGGCCGGCCAGGCGGTGCCCGGTGCGGTCCATCGCCATCGCGAAGACGCCGGTCGCGTCGGCCACCTCGTTGGTCGCCGCCGCCCAGTCCTCCCACGTCGCGCCCTCGCCGGGCATCTCGACGCCGGCCTGCTCGAACAGGGTGGCGTTGACGTAGGGGCCGGTGACCGTCAACTGCGTCATGAAGCCGGGGATGGCGTCGGAGCCGTCGGGGCGCATCCAGTCGTGGAACGGCCCGAAGTTGGCGTCCCAGTAGCCGGGGTCGTCGAGGTAGGGGCGCAGGTCGAGGAAGTACTCCTGCAGGCCGCCCAGGTCGGTGACGCGGGCGACGTCGGGGCCCTGCCCGGAGGCCAGCTGCAGCGGCAGCGACTCGAGGATGCCGCTCGAGTACGGCACGACGTCGATGACGACGTCGATGTCGGGGTTCTCGGCCTCGAAGCGCTCGACGAGTTCGCTCATGACTTCGGATTCGGAGCCGTCGTCGTACCAGGTCATGCGCAGTTCGGTCTGCGCGAAGGCGGCGCCGGCCACCAGGGTCAGAACGGCGGCGAGCGCGGCGAGAAGACGTCGGGTGGACTGGGTCATGCCATACCTCCAGGGTGTCGGTCGCCACGGGAAGGGGGTCGTCCCCTCGCCCCACCCCGTGGCGGTGGCGCGAGGGGCAACGGTCCACGACGCCAAGGGCCCGGGCGGACCCGGGGAACGACGTCTCGACGCGTTGCGTTGGGGGAAGTATCGTCCTTGCCGGCCGCCGCGTCAAGCGGCGCGAACGTTCGCGCGCCGTGACGGTGCGCTGACGGGCGACCGCCACACTCGGGGGGCCGGGCGGCGCGCGGGCGGCCGCCCCCGGAAGGGAGGCGCAGGGGTATGGCTCCAGGCGACCTCGCGTCGCTCCGCGTCGAGCTGGATGCGGTCCGCGAGCAGGTGGTGGCGCAGGCGGAGGCGACGCTCGCGCGCTGGGGTGCGGACGCCGTCCCGGAGCCGCGCCGTGCGTCGTTGCGCAACCTGGCGCACTACCTGGCGTTGCGCCGTTACGACCTTCGCGACCTGCAGGACCGCCTGTCGGAGCTGGGGTTGTCGTCGCTCGGGCGGGCGGAGCCGCGGGTGCTGGCGAACCTCGATGCGATCCGCGCCAGCCTCGCGGCGATCCTGGGCGACGCCCGCGCCGCCGAAGCCCGGCCCGACCCGGCCGCCATGCGGGCGGGGTCCGCCCACCTCGACGCCGCCCTCGAGGCGCTCGCGGGGCCCGCGCGGGGGGAGCGCACCACCCGCATCCTCGTCACCCTGGACGGGCGCCGCGACGACCTCGCGGCGCACGTCGGGCGGCTCCTGGACGCCGGCACCGACCTGGTCCGCATCAACGCCGCGCACGACGACCCCACCACCTGGCGCGGCATGGTCGACGTCGTCCGCGGCGAAGCGAGGGCGCGGGGCGCGCAGGTACGGATCCTGTTGGACCTCCCCGGCGCCGGCCTCCGGACGCGCATGGAGCAACGCACGAAGCGGCTTCGTCCGGGCGAGACGGTGCAGCTCCACCGTGCGCCATCGAAGCCGCGCGACGTGGGGGTGTCGGTCCCGGAGGCGCTCGATGCGATCCCGGTCGGCGCGACGGTCGCCTTCGACGACGGGCGGGTCGAGACGCGGGTCCGGACCCGCGGGCCCGACGCCCTCACGCTGGAGGTGACGCACGCGCGCGAGGGGGGCGACCGCATCCGCCCGAACAAGAGCGTCGGGGTGCGGGGCGTGGCGTTGCCGTTGCCGTTCCCGACCGACGCCGACCGCGCGGCGCTCGAGGCGCTGGCGGGGCACGTCGACGTCGTCGGCCTCTCGTTCGTGCGGAGCCC encodes:
- a CDS encoding pyruvate kinase; this translates as MAPGDLASLRVELDAVREQVVAQAEATLARWGADAVPEPRRASLRNLAHYLALRRYDLRDLQDRLSELGLSSLGRAEPRVLANLDAIRASLAAILGDARAAEARPDPAAMRAGSAHLDAALEALAGPARGERTTRILVTLDGRRDDLAAHVGRLLDAGTDLVRINAAHDDPTTWRGMVDVVRGEARARGAQVRILLDLPGAGLRTRMEQRTKRLRPGETVQLHRAPSKPRDVGVSVPEALDAIPVGATVAFDDGRVETRVRTRGPDALTLEVTHAREGGDRIRPNKSVGVRGVALPLPFPTDADRAALEALAGHVDVVGLSFVRSPDDVAWLQDATASWGADAPPALVAKIETGEAVAALPEILAQGLRGGAFGAMIARGDLAVDIGFERLAEIQEELLWVCEAAHVPVVWATQVLESLAKTGLPSRAEITDAAMADRAEVVLLNKGRYQERAVALLDDVLRRMERHAKKKNPRLRALASWPAWSAPPR
- a CDS encoding ABC transporter substrate-binding protein, with product MTQSTRRLLAALAAVLTLVAGAAFAQTELRMTWYDDGSESEVMSELVERFEAENPDIDVVIDVVPYSSGILESLPLQLASGQGPDVARVTDLGGLQEYFLDLRPYLDDPGYWDANFGPFHDWMRPDGSDAIPGFMTQLTVTGPYVNATLFEQAGVEMPGEGATWEDWAAATNEVADATGVFAMAMDRTGHRLAGPAISMGAQYFDENGDPVVTDDGFRRMAELMVDWHADGTMIPDVWIGSQGSYVAGNEQFVNGQVALYMSGSWQIGQFTELIGDAFDWKAVPNPCGPSGACTGMPGGAALVGIADTDHPEEVARLMDFLAQEEQLAEFYGRTLFIPGHLGLAEGGVDFDADLPATQDALSQFAAEVPKLADAAYALQGYQYNRVVFDATRDRLTQVFVGELTLDQAIERMQRDIDEQIADAQ